The Bradyrhizobium ottawaense genome window below encodes:
- the pncA gene encoding bifunctional nicotinamidase/pyrazinamidase, with protein MLDRRQVLAMLGTTALATLAPTALLAAASIKPDDASALLVIDVQNCFLPGGSLAVKEGEQVVPVINKISKAFANVVMTQDWHTPGHISFASVHSGKKPFETVDLPYGKQVLWPDHCVQGTDGASLSKDLAIPHAELIIRKGFHKDVDSYSAFLEADGKTSTGLAGYLRGRKIKRVFVAGLATDFCVAWTALDARKAGFEVYVVEDACRGIDTQGSLAKAWADMAKAGVKRIQSADIASAQG; from the coding sequence ATGCTGGATCGGCGACAAGTCTTGGCAATGCTTGGGACGACGGCGCTTGCAACGCTGGCTCCAACCGCACTCCTTGCAGCGGCATCGATCAAGCCGGACGATGCCTCCGCGCTGCTCGTGATCGACGTGCAGAACTGCTTCCTGCCCGGCGGCAGCCTCGCGGTGAAAGAGGGCGAGCAGGTGGTGCCCGTCATCAACAAGATCTCGAAAGCATTTGCGAATGTGGTGATGACGCAGGACTGGCACACGCCGGGCCACATCTCGTTTGCGTCGGTGCATTCCGGCAAGAAGCCGTTCGAGACCGTCGACCTTCCCTATGGCAAGCAGGTGCTGTGGCCCGACCATTGCGTGCAGGGCACCGATGGCGCTTCGCTGTCGAAGGACCTTGCGATCCCGCACGCCGAGCTCATCATCCGCAAGGGCTTTCACAAGGACGTCGACAGCTATTCGGCCTTCCTCGAAGCCGACGGCAAGACCTCGACGGGACTTGCCGGCTATCTGAGGGGACGCAAGATCAAGCGCGTCTTCGTCGCAGGGCTCGCGACGGATTTCTGCGTCGCCTGGACCGCGCTCGACGCGCGCAAGGCTGGCTTCGAGGTCTATGTGGTGGAAGACGCCTGCCGCGGCATCGACACGCAGGGCTCGCTGGCAAAAGCCTGGGCCGATATGGCCAAGGCCGGCGTGAAGCGGATTCAGTCTGCGGATATCGCGAGCGCGCAGGGCTAG
- a CDS encoding DUF1330 domain-containing protein — translation MAKGYWIGRVDVSSDEGYKPYAVANGPIFKKWGGRFVVRAGKFTTVEGASRTRNVVIEFPDYETAIACYNSPEYQANIKVRQPHSVADLIIIEGYDGPQPSDG, via the coding sequence ATGGCAAAAGGCTACTGGATCGGGCGCGTCGATGTGAGCAGTGACGAGGGCTACAAGCCCTACGCCGTCGCCAACGGCCCGATCTTCAAGAAGTGGGGTGGTCGCTTCGTCGTCCGCGCCGGAAAGTTCACCACCGTCGAAGGCGCCAGCCGCACCCGCAACGTCGTGATCGAATTCCCGGACTACGAGACCGCGATCGCCTGCTACAATTCGCCGGAATACCAGGCCAACATCAAGGTGCGCCAGCCGCACTCGGTCGCCGACCTCATCATCATCGAGGGCTATGACGGCCCGCAGCCGTCTGACGGCTGA
- a CDS encoding NADPH-dependent FMN reductase yields the protein MSAPKILIIPGSLRTGSHNAKLAAVAAYEFARAGVDVTRISLADFPLPIYDGDLQAKSGLPKHAINLKRMIGAHHGVLIVSPEYNASVPPLLKNAIDWVSRVHDLHEARGDVFRNRAFALAGASQSRLGAARALQALRLILTSCHANVIASQLTLAFADQAYDDMDKLKNEGDIAALKELVAQLIDFSQRMM from the coding sequence ATGTCAGCTCCCAAGATCCTGATCATTCCCGGCTCGCTGCGCACCGGCTCGCACAATGCGAAGCTGGCGGCGGTCGCCGCCTATGAGTTTGCCCGGGCCGGCGTGGACGTCACCCGCATCTCGCTCGCCGATTTTCCGCTGCCGATCTATGATGGCGATCTCCAGGCCAAGTCCGGCCTGCCGAAGCACGCGATCAACCTCAAGCGTATGATCGGCGCGCATCATGGCGTGCTGATCGTCTCGCCCGAATACAATGCCTCGGTGCCGCCGCTGCTCAAGAACGCAATCGACTGGGTCAGCCGCGTGCACGATCTGCACGAGGCGCGCGGCGATGTGTTCCGCAACCGCGCCTTCGCGCTCGCCGGCGCCTCGCAGAGCCGGCTCGGTGCGGCCCGTGCCCTGCAGGCGCTGCGGCTGATCCTGACCTCCTGCCACGCCAATGTGATTGCCAGCCAGCTCACGCTCGCCTTTGCCGACCAGGCCTATGACGATATGGACAAGCTCAAGAACGAGGGCGATATCGCCGCGTTGAAGGAGTTGGTGGCGCAGTTGATCGACTTTTCCCAACGCATGATGTGA
- a CDS encoding DUF2244 domain-containing protein has protein sequence MSTGNEIEGSDPDPRDVQIFSALLTPHRSLNRTGFLAVMLFLSVVSFVTGLAFLMMGAWPVFGFFGLDVLVIWWAFKANFRAARASEEIVVTPSELRVRRVNHRGQVSEWTFNPLWVRLDQEVDEEYGIEHLYLISRGRRLLIAGFLGPEEKASFYNALVGALSAARRGPTYNPVT, from the coding sequence ATGAGCACAGGCAACGAAATTGAGGGCAGCGATCCTGATCCGCGCGACGTGCAGATCTTCTCCGCGCTGCTGACGCCGCACCGCTCGCTGAACCGCACCGGCTTCCTCGCCGTGATGCTGTTCCTGAGCGTGGTCAGCTTCGTCACGGGCCTCGCCTTTCTGATGATGGGTGCCTGGCCGGTGTTCGGTTTCTTCGGCCTCGACGTGCTCGTGATCTGGTGGGCCTTCAAGGCCAATTTCCGCGCGGCGCGGGCCAGCGAAGAGATCGTGGTCACGCCGTCGGAGCTGCGGGTGCGCCGCGTCAACCATCGTGGCCAAGTCTCGGAATGGACGTTCAATCCGCTCTGGGTCCGGCTCGACCAGGAGGTCGACGAGGAATACGGCATCGAGCACCTCTATCTGATTTCCCGCGGCCGTCGGCTGCTCATTGCCGGTTTTCTCGGACCTGAGGAAAAAGCAAGCTTTTACAATGCCTTGGTCGGCGCCCTAAGTGCCGCCCGGCGCGGCCCGACCTACAATCCGGTGACCTGA
- a CDS encoding methylated-DNA--[protein]-cysteine S-methyltransferase — protein MMTLAIHDQRLAGPGTQNAALRDYDSVRRAIAFISENWRAQPTIEAMADAAGVTPDELHHLFRRWASITPKAFMQALTLDHAKGLLRDSASILDAALDSGLSGPGRLHDLFVTHEAMSPGEWKNGGAGLTLRYGFHPSPFGTAIVIATDRGLSGLAFADHGEEEVALADMTRRWPNATYFEDHEGTAPLAQRIFDPKLWRPDQPLRVVMIGTDFEVRVWETLLKIPMGRAVSYSDIACNINSPKASRAVGAAVGKNPVSFVVPCHRALGKSGTLTGYHWGITRKQAMLGWEAGQLGVQ, from the coding sequence ATGATGACACTCGCCATACATGACCAGCGCCTGGCCGGGCCGGGCACCCAGAACGCCGCGCTGCGCGACTATGATTCGGTGCGCCGGGCGATCGCCTTCATCTCGGAGAACTGGCGCGCGCAGCCGACCATCGAGGCGATGGCGGATGCGGCCGGGGTCACGCCGGATGAGCTGCACCATCTGTTCCGCCGCTGGGCCTCGATCACACCGAAGGCTTTCATGCAGGCGCTGACGCTCGATCACGCCAAGGGTCTGCTGCGGGACTCCGCGAGCATCCTCGACGCCGCGCTCGACTCCGGGCTGTCAGGCCCGGGACGGCTGCACGATCTCTTCGTGACCCATGAAGCGATGTCGCCGGGCGAATGGAAGAACGGCGGCGCCGGCCTGACCTTGCGTTACGGCTTTCACCCCTCGCCGTTCGGCACCGCGATCGTGATCGCGACCGACCGCGGCCTGTCAGGACTTGCCTTCGCCGATCACGGCGAGGAGGAGGTTGCGCTCGCTGACATGACCCGGCGCTGGCCGAACGCGACCTATTTCGAAGATCACGAAGGCACCGCGCCGCTGGCGCAGCGCATCTTCGATCCAAAACTGTGGCGGCCGGACCAGCCGCTGCGCGTGGTGATGATCGGCACCGATTTCGAGGTGCGGGTGTGGGAGACGCTGCTGAAAATCCCGATGGGCCGCGCGGTGTCCTATTCCGACATCGCCTGTAACATCAACAGCCCGAAGGCCTCGCGCGCCGTCGGCGCGGCGGTCGGCAAGAACCCGGTCTCGTTCGTCGTGCCCTGCCACCGCGCGCTCGGCAAGAGCGGCACACTGACGGGCTATCACTGGGGCATCACCCGCAAGCAGGCGATGCTGGGCTGGGAAGCCGGGCAGCTGGGGGTGCAGTAG
- the nth gene encoding endonuclease III: MAKITRKPAPRKAPVPKKKAKAIVAKPNAPAKKTLKAIKRWTPAEVHEVFSRFRKANPEPKGELEHVNPFTLLVAVVLSAQATDAGVNKATRALFEIADTPQRMLDLGEERLREYIKTIGLYRTKARNVIALSAKVLSEFGGEVPRTRAEIESLPGAGRKTANVVLNMAFGEHTMAVDTHVFRVGNRTGLAPGKTPLEVELGLEKVIPAEFMLHAHHWLILHGRYTCLARKPRCEVCLINDLCRWPEKTI, from the coding sequence ATGGCGAAAATCACCCGCAAGCCGGCTCCGCGCAAAGCGCCGGTGCCGAAGAAGAAGGCAAAGGCGATCGTCGCGAAGCCGAACGCGCCCGCCAAAAAGACGCTCAAGGCGATAAAGCGCTGGACGCCCGCCGAGGTCCACGAGGTCTTCAGCCGTTTCCGCAAAGCCAACCCGGAACCGAAAGGTGAGCTCGAGCACGTCAATCCGTTCACGCTGCTGGTCGCCGTGGTGCTGTCGGCGCAGGCAACCGACGCCGGCGTCAACAAGGCGACGCGCGCCTTGTTCGAAATCGCTGACACCCCGCAGAGGATGCTCGATCTCGGCGAGGAGCGCTTGCGCGAGTACATCAAGACCATCGGCCTCTACCGCACCAAGGCAAGGAACGTGATCGCGCTGTCCGCCAAGGTGCTCAGCGAGTTCGGCGGCGAGGTGCCGCGCACGCGCGCCGAGATCGAGTCGTTGCCCGGCGCCGGACGCAAGACCGCCAACGTCGTGCTCAACATGGCCTTCGGCGAGCACACCATGGCGGTCGACACGCATGTCTTCCGCGTCGGCAACCGCACGGGACTTGCGCCCGGCAAGACGCCGCTCGAAGTCGAGCTTGGTCTCGAAAAGGTGATCCCGGCCGAGTTCATGCTGCATGCCCATCATTGGCTGATCCTGCACGGCCGCTATACTTGCCTCGCACGCAAGCCGCGCTGCGAGGTCTGCCTGATCAACGATCTGTGCCGGTGGCCGGAGAAGACGATCTGA
- the dapB gene encoding 4-hydroxy-tetrahydrodipicolinate reductase, whose protein sequence is MSDMRLIVAGAGGRMGRALVRAIAESKGAVLAGALEAPGSELLGKDAGVLAGLPANDIKLSADLWAMSKEADGILDFTVPAATIANVAIAAQRGIVHVVGTTGLSGSDNAVIKSVTNRAVVVQSGNMSLGVNLLAAVVKRVAKALDQSFDIEIVETHHRMKVDAPSGTALMLGQAAASGRGVTLDDHSERGRDGITGARRPGNIGFASLRGGTVAGDHSVTFLGPFERLTLSHQAEDRMLFAHGALKAALWAHGKKPGHYSMADVLGLADI, encoded by the coding sequence ATGTCCGACATGCGCCTGATTGTTGCTGGAGCCGGTGGCCGGATGGGCCGCGCGCTGGTGCGGGCGATTGCCGAGAGCAAAGGCGCGGTGCTGGCCGGCGCGCTCGAGGCCCCCGGCTCGGAGCTGCTCGGCAAGGATGCCGGTGTGCTCGCAGGACTGCCGGCCAACGACATCAAGCTCTCCGCTGACCTCTGGGCGATGTCGAAGGAGGCCGACGGCATCCTCGACTTCACCGTTCCGGCGGCGACCATCGCAAATGTCGCGATCGCGGCACAGCGCGGGATCGTGCATGTCGTCGGCACGACCGGATTGTCGGGCTCCGACAATGCCGTGATCAAGAGCGTCACCAACCGCGCCGTCGTGGTGCAATCAGGCAATATGAGCCTCGGCGTCAATCTGCTGGCCGCCGTGGTCAAGCGCGTCGCCAAGGCGCTCGACCAGAGTTTTGATATCGAGATCGTCGAGACCCATCACCGGATGAAGGTCGATGCGCCATCCGGCACCGCGCTGATGCTGGGGCAGGCCGCAGCCAGCGGCCGCGGCGTCACCCTCGATGACCATTCCGAGCGTGGCCGTGACGGCATCACCGGCGCGCGCAGGCCGGGCAATATCGGTTTCGCCTCGTTGCGCGGCGGCACCGTCGCCGGCGATCACAGCGTCACCTTCCTCGGCCCGTTCGAGCGCCTGACGCTGTCGCACCAGGCCGAGGATCGCATGCTGTTCGCCCATGGCGCGCTGAAGGCGGCGCTGTGGGCGCATGGCAAGAAGCCGGGCCACTACTCCATGGCCGACGTGCTCGGCCTCGCCGATATCTGA
- the dnaJ gene encoding molecular chaperone DnaJ, giving the protein MSTSTKRCYYETLEVERDADESVLKSSFRKLAMKFHPDRNPGDDTSEVKFKEINEAYEVLKDKDKRAAYDRYGHAAFEQGGGGAGFGAGFASSFSDIFEDLFGMAGQRGRGGRERGADLRYNMEITLEEAFGGKTAQIEIPVSVTCEACSGIGAKAGTKPKTCSSCGGAGRVRQSQGFFTLERTCPGCQGRGQMIEDACPSCSGQGRVTRERNLSVNIPPGVEDGTRIRLAGEGEAGVRGGPPGDLYIFLSLAQHQFFQRDGADLHCRVPISMVTAALGGEFEVPTIEKGKAKVKVPAGTQSNRRFRIASKGMPVLRSRQMGDMYVQVVVETPQNLTKKQQELLAEFEKLSSGNTQPESEGFFAKVKDFFGNRAS; this is encoded by the coding sequence ATGTCCACGTCCACCAAGCGCTGCTATTACGAAACTCTCGAAGTCGAACGCGATGCCGACGAATCCGTTCTGAAATCGTCGTTCCGCAAGCTGGCGATGAAGTTCCACCCGGACCGCAATCCCGGGGACGACACCAGCGAAGTCAAGTTCAAGGAAATCAACGAGGCCTACGAGGTCCTCAAGGACAAGGACAAGCGCGCGGCCTATGACCGCTACGGCCATGCCGCCTTCGAGCAGGGCGGCGGCGGCGCCGGCTTCGGTGCGGGCTTTGCCTCTTCCTTCTCCGATATTTTCGAAGATTTGTTCGGCATGGCCGGGCAGCGCGGCCGCGGCGGCCGCGAGCGCGGCGCCGACCTGCGCTACAACATGGAAATCACGCTCGAGGAAGCCTTCGGCGGCAAGACCGCGCAGATCGAGATTCCGGTCTCGGTCACCTGCGAGGCCTGCTCGGGCATCGGCGCCAAGGCCGGAACCAAGCCGAAGACCTGTTCGAGCTGCGGCGGCGCCGGCCGCGTGCGGCAGTCACAGGGCTTCTTCACGCTGGAGCGGACCTGTCCGGGCTGCCAGGGCCGCGGCCAGATGATCGAGGATGCCTGCCCGTCGTGCTCGGGCCAGGGCCGCGTCACCCGCGAGCGGAATCTTTCGGTCAACATTCCCCCGGGCGTCGAGGACGGCACAAGGATCAGGCTCGCCGGCGAGGGCGAGGCAGGGGTTCGCGGCGGTCCGCCCGGCGACCTCTACATCTTCCTGTCGCTGGCCCAGCACCAGTTCTTCCAGCGCGACGGCGCCGATCTGCATTGCCGTGTGCCGATCTCGATGGTGACGGCCGCGCTCGGCGGCGAATTCGAGGTGCCGACCATCGAGAAGGGCAAGGCCAAGGTGAAGGTGCCGGCCGGGACCCAGTCGAACCGCCGGTTCCGCATTGCATCAAAAGGCATGCCGGTGCTGCGGTCGCGCCAGATGGGCGACATGTATGTTCAGGTCGTGGTCGAGACCCCGCAGAACCTCACCAAGAAGCAGCAGGAATTGCTGGCCGAGTTCGAAAAGCTGTCCTCCGGCAACACCCAGCCGGAATCCGAGGGCTTCTTCGCCAAGGTCAAGGATTTCTTCGGTAATCGGGCGAGTTGA
- the pyrF gene encoding orotidine-5'-phosphate decarboxylase → MTPAEIAPKDRLIVALDLPSVDAAEATINRLGDSVSFYKIGYRLAYAGGLPLVGKLADRGKKVFLDLKLHDIGNTVMQGVESITRLGATFLTVHAYPQTMKGAVEGRGNSSLKILAVTVLTSYNEDDLHAAGYRLGVSELVEARAQQAQVLGIDGLVSSPEEVGALRKIVGHQMHLVTPGIRPVGSATGDQKRIMTPGRAIAAGADYLVVGRPVVEAADPKAIAEAIQAEIAQAL, encoded by the coding sequence ATGACGCCAGCCGAGATCGCCCCCAAGGACCGCCTGATCGTCGCGCTCGATCTGCCCAGCGTCGATGCCGCGGAGGCGACGATCAATCGTCTCGGCGACAGCGTCAGCTTCTACAAGATCGGTTATCGGCTCGCTTATGCCGGCGGATTGCCGCTGGTCGGCAAGCTCGCCGACAGGGGCAAGAAGGTCTTTCTCGATCTCAAGCTGCACGACATCGGCAACACCGTGATGCAAGGCGTCGAAAGCATCACCAGGCTCGGCGCCACCTTCCTCACCGTGCACGCCTATCCGCAGACCATGAAGGGCGCAGTCGAAGGCCGCGGCAATTCCAGCCTGAAGATCCTCGCCGTCACGGTGCTGACATCCTACAACGAGGACGATCTGCACGCGGCCGGCTATCGGCTCGGCGTCTCCGAGCTGGTCGAGGCCCGCGCGCAGCAGGCGCAGGTGCTTGGCATCGACGGACTGGTGTCGTCGCCGGAGGAAGTCGGGGCCTTGCGCAAGATCGTCGGCCACCAGATGCATCTCGTCACCCCCGGCATCCGGCCGGTCGGTTCGGCGACCGGCGACCAGAAGCGCATCATGACGCCGGGCCGCGCGATCGCCGCCGGCGCCGATTATCTCGTCGTCGGACGGCCGGTCGTCGAAGCCGCCGATCCGAAGGCGATCGCGGAAGCCATCCAGGCCGAGATCGCGCAGGCGCTCTGA
- a CDS encoding class I SAM-dependent methyltransferase: MPLPSSARALKKPRLDDEVRFLRSWIEKPLHMGAVMPSGKLLARTMAHYVDVDSDAPVVELGPGTGAITSALIERGVDQKRLVLVEYNPGFCALLRDRYPQAKVVQGDAYRLRDTLWNVLSAPASAVVSGLPLVTKPMLTRLRLIRDAFTALAPGAPFVQFTYAVVPPIPKSLPGVSTEASERIWMNLPPARVWVYRKH, from the coding sequence ATGCCATTGCCATCGTCCGCGCGTGCGTTGAAGAAGCCTCGTCTCGACGACGAGGTGCGCTTCCTCAGATCATGGATCGAAAAGCCCCTCCACATGGGCGCGGTGATGCCGTCGGGCAAGCTCTTGGCCCGGACCATGGCCCATTACGTCGATGTCGATTCGGACGCGCCTGTGGTCGAACTCGGACCCGGCACCGGCGCCATCACCTCGGCCCTGATCGAGCGCGGCGTCGACCAGAAGCGTCTCGTCCTCGTCGAATACAATCCCGGCTTCTGCGCCCTGCTGCGCGACCGCTATCCGCAGGCCAAGGTGGTGCAGGGCGATGCCTATCGCCTGCGTGACACGCTCTGGAACGTCCTGAGCGCGCCGGCCTCCGCGGTCGTCTCCGGCCTGCCGCTGGTGACAAAACCGATGCTGACGCGGCTGCGGCTGATCCGCGACGCCTTCACGGCGCTCGCGCCCGGCGCGCCCTTCGTCCAGTTCACCTATGCGGTGGTGCCGCCGATCCCGAAATCGCTGCCCGGCGTGTCCACAGAGGCTTCGGAACGGATCTGGATGAACCTTCCGCCCGCCCGCGTCTGGGTGTATCGCAAGCACTAA
- a CDS encoding 2,3-bisphosphoglycerate-dependent phosphoglycerate mutase, whose translation MSERLLVLVRHGQSEWNLKNLFTGWKDPDLTELGVKEATEAGRKLKAQGLVFDVAYTSVLTRAQHTLDLILGELGQEGLPTTKNLALNERDYGDLSGLNKDDARKKWGEDQVLIWRRSYDVPPPGGESLKDTLARALPYYVQEILPGVLNGKRTLVAAHGNSLRALIMVLEKLSPEGILKRELATGVPIIYRLNADSTVASKLDLAG comes from the coding sequence ATGAGCGAACGTCTTCTCGTGCTCGTGCGCCACGGCCAGAGCGAATGGAATCTGAAGAACCTGTTCACGGGTTGGAAGGACCCTGACCTCACCGAACTCGGCGTCAAGGAAGCCACGGAAGCCGGCCGCAAGTTGAAGGCGCAGGGCCTCGTGTTCGACGTCGCCTACACTTCGGTGCTCACCCGCGCGCAGCACACGCTCGACCTCATTCTCGGCGAGCTCGGCCAGGAGGGCCTGCCGACGACGAAGAACCTCGCGCTGAACGAGCGCGATTACGGCGATCTCTCCGGCCTCAACAAGGACGACGCGCGCAAGAAATGGGGTGAGGACCAGGTGCTGATCTGGCGCCGCTCCTACGACGTGCCGCCGCCCGGCGGCGAAAGCCTGAAGGACACCCTCGCACGTGCATTGCCGTACTACGTGCAGGAGATCCTGCCCGGCGTGCTCAACGGCAAGCGCACGCTGGTCGCCGCCCATGGCAATTCGCTGCGCGCGCTGATCATGGTGCTGGAAAAGCTCTCGCCCGAAGGCATCTTGAAGCGCGAGCTGGCGACGGGTGTGCCGATCATCTACCGGCTCAATGCGGATTCGACGGTGGCCTCGAAGCTCGATCTGGCGGGTTAG
- the grpE gene encoding nucleotide exchange factor GrpE has product MTEQDRQPEDTTAATGEPVVSKPYIMPDDPEPGSVEQLQKEAAEARDRMLRTLAEMENLRKRTTKEVADARLYGITGFARDVLDIADNLQRALDAVPAEARATADPGLISLIEGVELTERSLLNALEKHGVKKLDPQGQKFDPNFHQAMYEVPDASVPSGTVVQIMQAGYTIGERVLRPALVGVAKGGAKPAAAANNNESSGAAN; this is encoded by the coding sequence ATGACCGAGCAAGACCGGCAACCCGAAGACACGACTGCCGCGACCGGCGAGCCCGTGGTGTCAAAACCCTACATCATGCCCGACGATCCCGAGCCCGGCTCGGTCGAGCAGTTGCAGAAGGAAGCCGCCGAGGCGCGTGACCGCATGCTGCGGACGCTGGCCGAGATGGAGAATCTGCGCAAGCGTACCACCAAGGAGGTCGCCGACGCCCGCCTCTACGGCATCACCGGCTTTGCCCGCGACGTGCTCGACATCGCCGATAATCTTCAGCGCGCGCTCGATGCCGTTCCGGCCGAGGCCCGCGCCACGGCCGATCCCGGCCTGATCTCGCTGATCGAAGGCGTCGAGCTTACCGAGCGCTCGCTGCTCAACGCGCTGGAAAAGCACGGCGTGAAGAAGCTCGATCCGCAGGGCCAGAAGTTCGACCCGAACTTCCACCAGGCGATGTACGAAGTGCCCGATGCGTCGGTGCCGTCGGGCACCGTGGTGCAGATCATGCAGGCCGGCTACACCATCGGCGAGCGCGTGCTGCGCCCGGCCTTGGTCGGTGTCGCCAAGGGCGGCGCGAAGCCCGCGGCCGCGGCGAACAACAACGAGTCGAGCGGCGCGGCGAACTGA
- the dnaK gene encoding molecular chaperone DnaK, with protein sequence MGKVIGIDLGTTNSCVAVMDGKNAKVIENSEGMRTTPSIVAVTDDGERLVGQPAKRQAVTNPERTFFAVKRLIGRRYDDPMVEKDKKLVPYKIVKASNGDAWVEADGQTYSPSQVSAFILQKMKETAEAHLGQKVDQAVITVPAYFNDAQRQATKDAGKIAGLEVLRIINEPTAAALAYGLDKTKTGTIAVYDLGGGTFDISILEIGDGVFEVKSTNGDTFLGGEDFDMRLVGYLADEFQKEQGINLRNDKLALQRLKEAAEKAKIELSSTTQTEINLPFITADQTGPKHLTMKLTRAKFEALVDDLVQKTVEPCRKALKDAGVTAGEIGEVVLVGGMSRMPKVQEVVKQLFGKEPHKGVNPDEVVAIGAAIQAGVLQGDVKDVLLLDVTPLSLGIETLGGVFTRIIDRNTTIPTKKSQVFSTAEDSQNAVTIRVFQGEREMAADNKMLGQFDLMGIPPAPRGMPQIEVTFDIDANGIVNVSAKDKATGKEQQIRIQASGGLSEADIEKMVKDAEANAEADKKRREAVTAKNEADGLVHSTEKALAEHGSKVGETERRAIEDAVGDLKEALKGDDAEAIKAKTQTLAQASMKLGEAMYKQQAEADAKKDAAKDDVVDAEFTEVDDDKNNKKSA encoded by the coding sequence ATGGGAAAGGTCATTGGGATCGACCTCGGCACCACGAATTCGTGCGTCGCCGTGATGGATGGCAAGAACGCCAAAGTCATCGAGAATTCCGAAGGCATGCGCACGACGCCTTCGATCGTCGCCGTGACGGACGACGGTGAGCGCCTCGTCGGCCAGCCGGCCAAGCGCCAGGCCGTCACCAATCCCGAGCGCACCTTCTTCGCAGTGAAGCGCCTCATCGGCCGCCGCTACGACGACCCGATGGTCGAGAAGGACAAGAAGCTCGTCCCCTACAAGATCGTGAAGGCTTCCAACGGCGACGCCTGGGTCGAGGCCGACGGCCAGACCTACTCGCCCTCGCAGGTCTCGGCGTTCATCTTGCAGAAGATGAAGGAGACCGCGGAAGCCCATCTCGGCCAGAAGGTCGATCAGGCCGTCATCACCGTTCCCGCCTACTTCAACGACGCCCAGCGCCAGGCGACCAAGGACGCCGGCAAGATCGCGGGCCTCGAAGTGCTGCGCATCATCAACGAGCCGACCGCGGCCGCGCTCGCCTATGGCCTCGACAAGACCAAGACCGGCACGATCGCGGTGTACGATCTCGGCGGCGGCACGTTCGATATCTCGATCCTCGAGATCGGCGACGGCGTGTTCGAGGTGAAGTCGACCAACGGCGACACCTTCCTCGGCGGCGAAGACTTCGACATGCGCCTGGTCGGCTATCTCGCCGACGAATTCCAGAAGGAGCAGGGCATCAACCTGCGCAACGACAAGCTCGCGTTGCAGCGCCTGAAGGAAGCCGCTGAAAAGGCCAAGATCGAGCTGTCCTCGACGACGCAGACCGAGATCAATCTGCCCTTCATCACCGCGGACCAGACCGGCCCGAAGCATCTGACGATGAAGCTCACCCGCGCCAAGTTCGAGGCGCTGGTCGACGACCTCGTCCAGAAGACCGTCGAGCCCTGCCGAAAGGCGCTGAAGGACGCCGGCGTCACCGCCGGTGAGATCGGCGAAGTGGTTCTGGTCGGCGGCATGTCGCGCATGCCGAAGGTCCAGGAAGTCGTGAAGCAGCTGTTCGGCAAGGAGCCGCACAAGGGCGTCAACCCGGACGAAGTCGTGGCGATCGGCGCTGCGATCCAGGCCGGCGTGCTCCAGGGCGACGTCAAGGACGTGCTGCTGCTCGACGTCACCCCGCTGTCGCTGGGCATCGAGACGCTGGGCGGCGTGTTCACCCGCATCATCGACCGCAACACCACGATCCCGACCAAGAAGAGCCAGGTGTTCTCGACCGCCGAGGACAGCCAGAACGCGGTCACCATCCGCGTCTTCCAGGGCGAGCGTGAAATGGCGGCCGACAACAAGATGCTCGGCCAGTTCGACCTGATGGGCATTCCGCCGGCTCCGCGCGGCATGCCGCAGATCGAGGTGACCTTCGACATCGACGCCAACGGTATCGTCAACGTCTCGGCCAAGGACAAGGCCACCGGCAAGGAGCAGCAGATCCGCATCCAGGCCTCCGGCGGCCTGTCGGAAGCCGACATCGAGAAGATGGTCAAGGACGCCGAGGCCAATGCCGAGGCGGACAAGAAGCGCCGCGAGGCCGTGACCGCCAAGAACGAGGCGGATGGTCTGGTGCATTCGACCGAGAAGGCTTTGGCCGAGCACGGTTCGAAGGTCGGCGAGACCGAGCGCCGCGCCATCGAGGATGCCGTCGGCGACCTCAAGGAAGCGCTGAAGGGCGACGATGCCGAGGCGATCAAGGCCAAGACCCAGACGCTGGCCCAGGCTTCGATGAAGCTCGGCGAGGCCATGTACAAGCAGCAGGCCGAGGCCGACGCCAAGAAGGACGCGGCCAAGGACGACGTCGTCGACGCGGAATTCACCGAAGTCGACGACGACAAGAACAACAAGAAGTCCGCCTGA